GACGGCCTGCTCGCGGCGGTCAACGTGCGGCTGCCGTGGGACGCGCGCATTCTCGCGATTGCGGAATCGGCGGCGGACTTCCACGCCCGCTCCGCCGCCGTCGCCAAGCGCTACGTCTACCGGTTCTCCCGCGAACGCGTGATTGCGCCGCGCGACGCCCTTTTCTGGGCGCCTCTCTCCCCGCGCGCCGACGCCGCTCGAATGGCGGAGGCCGCCGGGAGGGTGGCGGGGATGCGCGACTTCTTTCCCTTCTCGACGGCCGGGACGGAGACGGAAACGACCCTCCGAAACCTCTTCTCCTGCGAAGTCGCCGAATCCGGGCCGCGGATCGAGATCCGGATGACGGCGAACGGCTTCCTGCGCGGCATGGCGCGCGCGATCGCGGGGACGCTGGCCGACGTCGCGAGGGGGCGAATCCCCGCGGACCGGATCGAC
The sequence above is a segment of the Thermoanaerobaculia bacterium genome. Coding sequences within it:
- the truA gene encoding tRNA pseudouridine(38-40) synthase TruA — translated: MTRYRATIAYVGTFFHGWQIQENAARTVQAVLEGAFRRVLGSPVRLHASGRTDAGVHADAQVAHFDASPFPVDGLLAAVNVRLPWDARILAIAESAADFHARSAAVAKRYVYRFSRERVIAPRDALFWAPLSPRADAARMAEAAGRVAGMRDFFPFSTAGTETETTLRNLFSCEVAESGPRIEIRMTANGFLRGMARAIAGTLADVARGRIPADRIDAIFAENSKSLVPAKAKPRGLTLEKVFYPGDPGAPPGAAGPAVR